The region TTACTTACATTGAAAGAGCCTCATCAGATGTGGAACCCCCATCAGAGGTAAATTAACATGAAAGGCAAGATTGCAGTTTctgcccaccgctgatggtcacctaccgtatttttcgtactataagacgctcctgaccataagacgcatctaggtttagaggaaaaaaaccaggggaaaaatatatactaaacttggtgcatccatggtgaaggcgcatcttgtggattatgcccctttgtacctcatatcCCCTtgcacctcttgtgtctccctgtgtcctcctctgttccccttgtgtcctccatgtgtccgcctctgtcccccttgggtccgcctctgtcctcgtgtcctcctttatgcccctttgtgtccccctgtgtcctctgtttgtccccgtgtcctcctctgcatgggcacagtacagggagtccccaacattgcggctGTTTGGAGGTTcgcattggcaggcgttcacaagtctggaactccctgcatttggactataagacgcagtgactttttcccccacttttgggggagaaaaagtgagtcttgtagttcaaaaaatacagtaacttttttttagtaagatttggttggAGCTAGCATCTACCAGATCACTAGACTCTGCTTAGTCTCTAGGCAaccgcctaggtttgccttgtggatgatccggctctgacccccatgcttggctacctatatattTCCCATTCAGTGTGTAACCACTTTCTTGAGCCCCTATTTATGGAAAGCCCATTGCTTGTGCCcctattaacctcttgacgaccagctaacgccgattggcgtaaactggtcgtctgcgggttaccatggaaatggccgatcgagcggcctttccatgtcagttcacagggggtgtctccgtgaacagccggagagccgccgatagcggctcgccggcaaaatgtaaacaggcggggaagaaatccccgctgtttacatgatacggcgctgctgcgcagcagcgccgtaagtcagatcggcgatccccggcctctgattggccggggatcgccggcatatgataggctgaagcctatcccacaatgcgcaggacggatatccgtcctgcgcagcccaggaagggagagggaggtaaggggagggagcgcacaaaacgctgcggaggggggctttgaggagcccccgctacccactaatggccggcggcgatcagacccccccagcaggacatccccctagtggggaaaaaaggggggtagtctgatcgccctgctgcactgctgatcggtgctgcgggctgtagagcccacgcagcaccgatcagtgaaaattcccctggtcggcaagtggttaaattggtgTCCCCAGTAACAATACAGTATATAGCCCATTACATGTGGGCTCAGAAAAGTGTAATCCCTTGCAAttctttatgcaaatttatgcagcttaaaaatggactaatCAGATTGAACCGTGACAGCattccattggtccattttcaagctgcataatcaCTGGCCGAGGCGGCGACTCTGTACACACAGTGgattattggctgaggtggtCACCGCTCCTATGCTGCTCATACTCCAAAAATATCACATTGGTGCTGAAAAAGACCTGTCCTCaaaggcaaattacacagatagttAGAACTTGCGGTATTTGCAACACATCGGTGGCTCCAATAAAACTCCACTACTTTATTTCACATTAAAGCAGGACAGACAacaatggctgacatgtttcagacagcATTGTGTCTTTAGTCTCAGCCTTTATGTATCTTAAGTCTTAGCCtctaccgtgtttccctgaaaataagacgatGTCTTAccggtatattaatttttgctccaaatgttgtactagggcttattttcagggtatgtcttatatttctatgaacgcaCAAGCTCCTCTGCTACGTGTCTTCCCCattgtgccgcctcttcctctgctgtgattggcccaatgacagtgcCTTGGTCCTGCCCATGAGACCATtggtagaaacacaagttgccatacttgtTCCCCTTACTGCAGCTCGGGCTTACTttgggggtagggcttatatttcaagcatgctcaaagatGCTACTgaggcttactttcaggggatgtcttcatttcagggaaagagggtatgtgTCTTTAGTCTTAGCCTCTATATGTCTTTAGTGTTAGCATCTATGACTAAAGACACATTGCTGTCTTAAATGCGTCAGCCATTTTAGTCTGTCCTGCTTTGTTGTGAAATAAAGAGTGGCATTTTACTGGATCCATTTAGGTATTACGGTCCTGTTCTATATCTATCTTAGTAGCTtcgaagggaacccgaggtgagaggcatatggaggctgacatgtttatttacgTTTaactaatgcacattgcctggctggtttgctgacctctgcctctaatactttaagtcatataccctgaacaagcatgcagcagatctaatGTCTATTGAAGATAGTCTGAAGCgactttaaaaacagctttttagcttatattctacatgggtatgtttgccccagctaaaacgccgctctcttgcggctgaacgaggggtctttaccccccaaatcccctctgtggtgTCCGGGgctcgcttcctgttgaggcagggctaatggctgcagccctgcctctcagcgcgtctatcagcgctgattgctgcatctccccgcccctctctgtcttccttcactgagaggggcgggggagaggcggagatccgctgctaatagacacgcatggaggcagagctgcagccattagctctgcctccaggaagagcaaaatctacgaccaagttggttgtggattttgcaggggggatttgggggatagctgcgttttagctggggcaaacatgcccatgtagaatataagctaaaaagctatttttaaagtcgcttcagagtctctttaaagagaacccgaggtgggtttgaagaatattatctgcatacagaggctggatatgcctatacagcctagcctctgttgctatcccaaacccccctaaggtccccctgcactctgcaatccctcataaatcacagccacgctggtgacaaacagcttgtcagagctggctgtgtttatttctatagtgtcagtctgctgctctccccgcctcctgcagaactccagtccccgcctgcatcccttccctccctgctgattggagggaagggatgggggcagggaccgcagctatgcaggaggcggggagcagctgagactgacactacagatgtaaacacagcctaacagcacggctgtgatttataagggattgcagagtgcagggggatcttagtggggtttgggatagcaacagaggctgggctgtataggcagatccagcctctgtatgcagataacattctttaaacacacctcgggttctctttaaggatggtcggaaatgcggaTTTCCGATTCTTTGGAAACTCTGATTTCTGATTtcgcagaaattccaatttctgccaatgcctACTACCGATTCTGCGGGTTTCCGATTCCCATTTTCCAATGagtctttttttggtcatttttagcattctctgattggctacatacttccgagttgactttgcattctctgattagtccaatgcttctgagttctgtgattgggcaacAATTGCAGAGTtgcagtatttccgcagaaatggGATTTCCAATCAGATATGctgatttctgatcggaaatgtggaaatttcactTCCGCgggatccaaatgagcatccctaatgtctatgacaaatctgacaagataagctgcatgcttgtttcaggtgtatgatttagaccctactgaccagaaaaatcagcaggacggccaggcaactggtattgttaaagggtaaataaatatggcagcctccacaggtcttacacctcgggttccttttaaaacaaaCCAGAATATCTGTATGTACGCATGTTGAAGACCTGGCGTCAGTGGCGTGAACACTTACAGATATATGATAAGTTGTCATCTGCGGGTACAGTGGTTGGTACTTGTGCTGTGGTTGCTGCTCCTGTTACTGTATCACCAACATCCATCTTATCTTCTTCTTGGACATCTTCCACCTTCttcttctgtaccttctcctcctcctcctcctcttccacctctttcttcagctcctcctcctcttccacctccttctcctgcgtctcatcctcctcttcctcgCCAGCCTTCTTCTGCATCTCACCCTGGTCCTCACCCATCTCTGTCTGCTGCACTTGCACCTCTTTCTCCTTGTCCTCTACTTGCAGCTTCTCctctttcttctcctccttcttgggAACAGATATTAAGGTGATATTGAAAGATAACTTGGCTTCAGTTTTTGGAGGCAGCACAGGAGGATCCTCTGGAGGCAGAGTCACATCCAGGTCACCTAGCAAAAACTACAGACAAGGGACTATGTTATTTCTTTCATAACACTACTTTCATGTTAAGGACTTACGATTTGAACGGCCTAAAAAAAGTTATGGACCTCACATCAAtttcagacctcagggcagacgatcagcgGCTTCCTTTTCACTTTGCTGCGCTCTGTTATCTAAATCCACCTTTTTATTGCAGTGCCCAACCCTCCCCAGGGTTGCCTTATCTTATGGCGATTAGAATTGCCGCTTTAAAAATCCAGCGCCTGCACAGTTTGCCgagccgctagtgcggctgcgcaggtttTTAGCTCTGTCCGCGGGCCGTCCTCTCTCCCAGTGCTCTGATCTACTGGAGTgcccacatgaccacccacatgactaCTAGCAGTGCCTATCAGCCGCGGCTCCTCAGCAGACACGAGTAACACTGAGCTATGATTAATTGAAATGTGCAGGGAACGTCCTCGCTCATTCAGCGCTACTTGTGTCTGCTGATTTTTAAAGCAACGATTCTAAACGCCATCAGATAAGGCGAACCTGGGGAAGGTCAGGCACTGCAATGAAAGCTGGATTTAGATAAGAGTGCAGCAAAGTGAAAAGGAAGCCGCTGATCATCTGTCCTGAGGTCTGCAATTGCTatgaggtacataactttttttaggCCTTTTACATCGTAAGTTCTTTAatgcctcgttcacattgggtgcGTTCAGAAACGTATTTAAGTGCAtgatgaaaaacgcatgcgttgatGAGCATTTCATAACGTGTTGCAGTGCATTGGGGTGCGCTTTTTTTAAGCGGACCCGTGCATTTTACATGTGCTTAAACACGCGTGAACACATTTTTGTTCAGCACGATTTGCTTATTtgatgtagcagttgtcaatggtttttttaattttaaccacttaaagtgaacctaaagtcaggggaaaaaatgagatttactcaccaggggcttccctcagccccctgcagccgatcggtgccctcgcagctccgcaccGATGGTCcacgacccgccggcgaacacttccgcaatagcagcatagggggcgatatacaggctgggaacgcgaagaatcactcgcgttcccatgcctgtgggccggtgacggccaaaccggaagtgttcgccggtgggtcctggaccatcggagcggagctgcgggggcaccaatcggctgcagggggctgagggaagccccgggtgagtaaatctcattttttttcccctgactttaggttcactttaaggaccacggtgttaacccccccccccctccccccccagtgaccaggccttttttgacaaattgggccactgcagcttgaaggccttgctgcagggacgcacaactcagcacacaagcgatttccccacccccttttctctccGACAGCGCTTTCTGTTGGTTGGCTCAGATCGCCCCCaggaatgtttatttttaataaatatttattttattattttttattaaatttctttctttattttttttttgttttaaccaccctccctcccaacggcagcctatcacagccgatcgctcctgtgccccccagggggaaagccgtgtcacacggctgtccccagtactaaCTAAATAGACGGtgttttcgccatctaacagtctccgagcggcgttcgccgctgggagactgaaggcggggctgcCGTACtgctcacaccaatcggcgtaGAGCAGCCGTGCTCAACCTacagcccgcgggccatttgtggcccacgaagccagtttctgtggcccgcgtggtgtctgcccgcggtgtcctgcggagggggagaggatcgggtggtattgcgtactATCGGCACTCGGCAGGTATTGCGTctcgcgcatacaccagcgtgtgctcTGTATTCAGCCCTGGGTAGCGCATGGTATAGTTAGAAATCAacctaattcctattggaggaaggttcctgcagtaaccaatgagcgaggctttctaactatcccagcgctacctggGGCTGAATACAgagcacacgctggtgtatgcgtGAGACGCAATACCTGCCGAGTACCGATAGTACGCAATACtacccgatcctctcctcctccgcaggaCACCACGGGCAGACACCGCGGGCAGACACCGGGGCACacgcagagctgacagcctcctcagccagcacactacaggccacgtgtgggtaattaggcctctgttccacctcagcagagctgacagcctcctcagccagcacactacaggccacgtgtgggtaattaggcctctgttcctcctcagcagagctgacagcctcctcagccagcacactacaggccacgtgtgggtaattaggcctccgtgcctcctcagcagagctgacagcctcctcagccagcacactacaggccacgtgtgggtaattaggcctctgttccacctcagcagagctgacagcctcctcagccagcacactacaggccacgtgtgggtaattaggcctctgttcctcctcagcagagctgacagcctcctcagccagcacactacagacCACGTGCGCATtactgcatacacccaggtaccgtactggactctgataccattgctgcattaatatgccctgtgcatacacccaggtaccatactggactctcataccattgctgcattaatctgccctgtgcatacacccagataccatactggactctgataccattgctgcattaatctgccctgtgcatacacccaggtaccatactggactctgatacaggCGCGGAGCTactggggggtcggggtaggacatgtgccccgGGGCactaggtccccaagggcgcccagctgagctgcgtgtttgtttgttttttttggggataGCGCTGCCGCCCCCACTCCACATCCGGCCCTGCTGTGCATCGGATGCTACATCGCGCCCGCTTATCCCAACTGCGATGCCACCCCACTCTCTACATCTCTCCGACTCTGTCGGCATTACAACCCCTGTGACAGTCAGGGGGAAGGGGCGGTGTGCGTAAACTTCCGTCGGGGCTCTCTAGGTAGAGTGTAGCCGCTCAAGCATGAGCTTTATCTTCGGAGAGGCGAGACAGGGAGCAGGCTTCAGCTGTTTCGCGCTGCTACAGCTCCAGCTGGAGAGAGAGTGTGGGATGTCCCCCCACCTCAAGAGGAAACTTCAAAGGCTGTCTGCGCTGGTAAagtatttttcttcttctttgggCTGTTGGATCGTGCGGAGGTTagagatggggggagggggcattgtACAATGTGTGTACATTGTGGTGTGTGccagagtatgtgtgtgtgtgtgtacagtgtgtgtatgtatgtatgtgtgtgtacagtgtgtgccagagtgtgttttGTGTCCCCacagtgtgtgccagagtgtgtgtgaccacagtgtgtgtgtgccagagtgtgtgtgtccacagtgtgtgggTGTACCaaagtgtttgtgtgtatgtgtgtgccagtgtgtgtgtgtgtactgtgtgtgtgtacccacAGTGTGAGCGTGCGTGTCTTTGTGTCCACAATTTGTGTGCCAGAGCTTGTGTACCTACAGTGTGTCTCAAAGTGTATTTGTGTcagagtatgtatgtgtgtgtgtgttctgttttttttaaaaagcatgcTTTCTGGGGAAAGGAAGGGGGTTGTTGTGGGTTGAGGAGGTATTGTCCAGGCCATTGGCTGCTTAGGAGAAGCACCCCTGAGGAAAAGAAAGGGTAgtcgggtgccgcagccgctgctctggtctggaccagaccagagtagcggcaaatccattgCTCGCTGTGACGAGactgaggtaagttccgcccgccgctgccagccacccggacattacttctggaggggacagcgagggagggagagccccctaaggtgagggaaggggggagatggcctccctccactgcgctggtcccctcctgctgggggcacacctgactacctattctggggacatataccccctggctacatatactgggcacatatacccctggctacatatactgggcacatatacccctggctacatatatactgggcacatatacccctggctacatatactgggcacatatacccctggctacctgttctgtggacatctctacccctggctacctgttctggggacatttatactgctggccacctattctggggacatttatactgctggccacctattctggggacatctatactgctggccacctattctggggacacctatagacctggggctacctatttttggggaaccactgctgtcagattgagtgtattttggggaactgctgccaggtgagaggtgtctaccatattaagggggcatctgcctatttatgtgaaatgctgtctatttatgtgcctcatgaccgccgaatttgtcttgttgggggcctcatgatttgttgggggttctcaagatcgctgaatttgtcttgttgggggcctcatgattgctaaatttgtcttgttgggggcctcatgattgctgagttggtcatgttggaggcctcatgattgctcaatttgtcttgatgggggggggggctcatgattgctgaatttgtcttggaacatgctggaaggtacatactgagggagggtgggtgagcgtgagcctgctaccttcctgtacatttggctccacccataaccacgcccacaattAATATGgggtcacgcccctttttggcgcggcgcacccttcaccttagggggcgcattaatagtctttgtccccgggcgctaaaagccctagctacgcctctgctctgataccattgctgcattaatctgccctgtgcatacacccaggtaccgtactggactctgataccattgctgcattaatctgccctgtgcatacacccaggtaccgtactggactctgataccactgctgcattaatctgtattaagaataaatgttacaaatttggagccaaatatccagaaattggtttctgaaaaacagccgcaaacttctcattaagaaaatgtgcatcaaatggtgagtacaacaattcttatattgtcgttttctttccatttccaacaccatgttaactgttactagaaaaacgttaaacgttttacatcgaaattttgtatgtatgtgtgccggtcctcgagatttttcttgatttgaagttcggccctcaggccaaaaaaggttgagcaccactggcgTAGAGCAGTTGGCAAgaagttacattttttttaaattagaggTAAAGACGCATCTCCAAAGCGCATTGTTATGCACTTCTACGCACTTAAAAAGTGcaaccattcacttgcattgctacaTCCCGATCGCATTGCCAGTCTGCATTAATGATGGAGCCCTAAACGTGCTTGAACGCATTTTTATTTGGCATGTTTTGCTTATTAATGTGGCAGTtgccaataaaaatgtgttttcatttgaaaataatttttgtttttttttaattggggtaAAAAACACATCTCCAAAGTGCATCGCTATGCACTTCTCTGCCCTAGAAAAGTCCactcattcacttgcattgctgtgtgctTCGCAGCGCagtgcacagaaatgcctgcaacaccaCGTTTCTCAAACGGACAGTAACAAAGAGCATAGATGTGAACGTGGTACATTAGAATCAATGTAAAATGCTGTACCTAGCAAAGTGCTGTAAAAAGCATACAGCAACGTCCCTAGTTTGAACGAGGACTAAcaaagcgcatagatgtgaacttgTTACATTAGAATCAATGGAGAAAGCTGTACCTAGCAAAGCGCACAGCGCAACACGCTGGTAAAAGCGTACAGCAAcatccctagtgtgaacgaggccgagGTCAGAAATTCTGTGCGAGCTGTGAAAACCCCTTTCACCCACAAGATTTGTACACAGCACTTTATATTCCTAGAAATGCCTATAATTATCAGGTAGTAGCTTATATTTGCTAGCCTGGTGTAACAAatgcggaataatctccgtgatcagcgcacaaggcgtgcgctgacacggcggaaatcttccacaagcgtatgaaggggggaacccagctttggtgcaagcaccagtagagggcaattcccaccggcagatggcgctgtggagtgcagacgagtacaaccgctgcacggccacagatgccagatggggattgtacagttcaagacaatgcagggctgaacagcccataaagagaaagagcacaggtacaggatgaatgtgtgttcaccaatctagtcgcgaccctgcgacggtgaacacacatcagcagaaacaaaagtaggaacgcgatcgcgagaagggcgatcgccagaagtgacacaagacagatcagaacagaacacaagaggagcaaaggcaaagcaaacgacaatgagaagtaacgaaaataacaaacgctaactaaacacgaacaccgcactcattcgcaacagcgaacgcgtttacagcacaGTCTCCGcatgtgttaagcacaacagagacaagcacgcctaactaaccaccgacagacaaacacgaaacagagagcgcgagcgcttgcttatcgttacctcaccaagcctacagcaagcgttcgtctcAGACAAGacggacaaacggaaaacaggaataagctacgaaggatccacagccgctaccgctaggggctagtgcgatccaagcaagacaggcagatgagatagctggtagcaacctctgctccagctatactccaggaaaacagaacagaaggatccacagcactagcgcaaggctagtgcgatccaggcaagacagatcagaaggatccacagcactaccgctagaggctagtgcgatccaggaaaacagaacagaaggatccacagcgctagcgcaagactagtgcgatccaagcaagacagatcagaaggggctaccggtagcaaccgctgccccggttagcacccagacaaacagaacgatttcctgtcgaccaccgctgggacaggacaatcgcaacagacagacaaaacagataggcaatctaactgcactaggaaactgcctagtacagttccaagaattactctaagataactttaacaagaaatagcatggctgacactctaggagtgtttcaacaaaccctgaaggaatgaccagcaaaggattgtgggtgatcccaacctttatactgccagcagctagatgatttgcataaccaatgtatgcaaatccctcagcagcagagcaggtctggaacttgcaagacaaagccaggtctcttatccagagacctgcatccctcagacacaaggaatggtcaaacagctgtctgcctgtgcagccagctgagcggatccttacaccTGGCTTCTAGTTCCTCCTCTCCCTCTTAAATTAAAGGCTCTATTCAATAATGTAATGTACACTACTTGTACCAGTGATTTTGTGTTTGTTCTAAATGATGAGCTTAAGACCTCCATACAATATTTGAGGTACTAGCCACAGAGCAGGTTTAAGTAATATCAGCATGCCCGCATAGGTAAGTGCTCACCAGTTTGGGGGCCCTAGACCATTGCCCTATGAAAGACCAGCCTggctatcagtataggcacaattTTGCTCAGAGAAACCCTTTTgcgtagataacaactgaagtttcttaactcttcctgtactggaaacaatatatgacttgtttctttgctattcatgatctatttcttagctgtactacacatacaattcattatttcatacatttattttcacttcagattccctttaagcaatcccagttgcctggccatactgctgatcctttgccccttatacttttagccttagaccctgaacaagcgtatgcagatcatgtgtttctgacagtCCGCTCTgacacagattagctgcatgcttgtttctggtgtgattcagacactactgcagccaaacagaccagcagggctgccaggcaactggcattatttaaaaggaaataaataaagcagcctccatatccctctcactacagttgtcctttaaatgttgtAACGATCCCGAACTAGTCTCACCTTTCTCAGGTTTTCTAAGTCGATCTTTTGCTCCTCCGACAAAATGTGGTTCTCCATTTCAGACACCTCATTAGCGATTCTCTTCCCGTTCACCTTCTCTCTGGCCTGGCTGCTGGGGAATTGGCTCAAACACAATAACATTAGGAATACACTGCTGCGTAACATCTTAAAGGAAGAAAATGAAGATCTATCCTCTCTCTGACAAGTCCAATCAGGCTCCTGCCACTTCAGACGGCTGTTTCGGCTGCTCAGCTTGGGTTTCTCTCCCTGTCCGTGGTGAACTTTCTTTGTTTCGTCTCTAGAATTCCTCGCATGAGGTTGTTCTTAAATACaggaaatgtcaggtttttttttccgtGCGTCGGCAGTGCAGTGGCCAGGGGTTCGGGCCAA is a window of Hyperolius riggenbachi isolate aHypRig1 chromosome 6, aHypRig1.pri, whole genome shotgun sequence DNA encoding:
- the CLEC11A gene encoding C-type lectin domain family 11 member A, giving the protein MLRSSVFLMLLCLSQFPSSQAREKVNGKRIANEVSEMENHILSEEQKIDLENLRKFLLGDLDVTLPPEDPPVLPPKTEAKLSFNITLISVPKKEEKKEEKLQVEDKEKEVQVQQTEMGEDQGEMQKKAGEEEEDETQEKEVEEEEELKKEVEEEEEEEKVQKKKVEDVQEEDKMDVGDTVTGAATTAQVPTTVPADDNLSYILSRLSGIESAIHRLNVQFYGLDVKVSQMSQSVSKIRNKLSEAEDAITSVSELNLRNQRQIGHIEGCMKGKRYFHKCFLLFQHFEDYATAQNHCYTRGGNLAMPFDQQEFAALSQYLHDAFFPFNWPIWIGINDRRSEGLYLFENGHRVSYFNWYKDHMVTQPNGGLQENCVSISSADGKWWDNDCSRRMYYVCEY